A region from the Corticium candelabrum chromosome 14, ooCorCand1.1, whole genome shotgun sequence genome encodes:
- the LOC134189830 gene encoding uncharacterized protein LOC134189830 translates to MIRECDSGKSSHSIKRMACRFTAQLRRSLALDDKSQNLHRNASISVEGGFEQAPKTDARHYRTCCSSLRVRSWSGKPMHGQYRRLTEQPPVDMKETYGWLKAANLPAATEELVVAAQDQALRTRYYERKILHRDVSPTCRMCSVGLETVDHIVAGCSALAPTDYTDRHNQVASIIHWDVCRHFGVPVESRWYRHHPDRLVETDDITMMCCPADGNIARKQTEKLTNTVTCG, encoded by the exons atgatacgggagtgtgactctggaaaatcttcacactcgatcaagcgcatggcttgtcggtttactgcacagctgcggaggagtcttgctttggacgacaagtcgcagaacttacacaggaatgcatccatctcggttgaaggtggcttcgagcaagcgcctaaaacagatgcgagacattaccgtacgtgttgcagttctcttcgtgtgcggtcctggagcgggaagcctatgcacgggcagtatcgtcgtctcactgagcaaccgcctgtggacatgaaagagacctacggatggctaaaggcagcgaatcttcctgctgcaactgaggaactggttgttgctgctcaagaccaagctcttcggactcggtactatgagcgcaagattctacatcgtgatgtcagtcctacttgccgcatgtgcagtgtaggcctggagacagtcgaccacattgtggcaggctgtagtgctttggcaccgacggactacactgatcgacacaatcaggtggcatccatcattcactgggacgtttgtcgccattttggggttccagtggagagcagatggtaccggcatcatcctgataggcttgtggagacggatgacattactatgatgtg ctgtcctgctgatggcaacatcgccaggaaacagACTGAAAAGTTGACGAACACAGTGACTTGCGGCTGA